In a genomic window of Phyllostomus discolor isolate MPI-MPIP mPhyDis1 chromosome 5, mPhyDis1.pri.v3, whole genome shotgun sequence:
- the LOC118500486 gene encoding small nuclear ribonucleoprotein E-like, producing the protein MAQEFNLVTPWFTGGTQSTEPHQPGQLVWSFVSFHHGVCGQGQRVQKVMVQPINLIFRYLQDRSQIQVWLYEQVSVWIEGCVIGAEEIHSKTKSRKQLGQSMLKGDNIILLQSVSI; encoded by the exons ATGGCCCAGGAAT tcaatttggtgaccccctggttcacaggtggcactcaatccactgagccacaccagccagggcagttagtGTGGTCTTTTGTCAGCTTCCACCATGGCGTATGTGGCCAAGGCCAAAGAGTGCAGAAGGTGATGGTGCAGCCCATCAACCTTATCTTCAGGTACTTGCAGGACAGGTCTCAGATTCAGGTGTGGCTTTATGAGCAAGTGAGTGTATGGATAGAGGGCTGTGTCATTGGTGCAGAAGAGATTCATTCTAaaacaaagtcaagaaaacaaCTAGGTCAGAGCATGCTAAAAGGAGATAATATTATTCTGCTCCAAAGTGTCTCCATCTAG